The following proteins are encoded in a genomic region of Jaculus jaculus isolate mJacJac1 chromosome 13, mJacJac1.mat.Y.cur, whole genome shotgun sequence:
- the Fbxo4 gene encoding F-box only protein 4 has protein sequence MAGSEPRSGPGASPPPSDWGRLEAAIVSGWRTFWQSVGKERPARTSGGPRADEDPCWLPRLPIDVQLYILSFLSPHDLCQLGSTNHYWNETVRDPILWRYFLLRDLPSWSSVDWKSLPDVEILKKPISEVSDSAIFDYMAVYKMCCPYTRRSSKSSRPMYGAVTSFLHSLIIHNEPRFAMFGPGLEELNTSLVLSLMSSEEFCPTAGLPQRQINGIGSGVTFQLNNQHKFNILILYSTTRKERDRAREEHTSVVNKMFSLQSEGDDQQGSRYSVIPQIQKVCEVVDGFIYVANAEAHKRHEWQDEFSHIMAMTDPAFGSPERPMLVFSCVSQADVKRMPCFYLAHELGLNLLNHPWMVQDMEAETLTGFLNGIEWILEEVESKHAR, from the exons ATGGCGGGAAGTGAGCCGCGCAGCGGGCCCGGCGCGTCGCCGCCGCCCAGCGACTGGGGCCGCCTGGAGGCCGCCATCGTCAGCGGCTGGAGGACCTTCTGGCAGTCAGTGGGCAAGGAGAGGCCGGCGCGGACGTCGGGCGGGCCGCGGGCGGACGAGGACCCCTGCTGGCTGCCGCGGCTGCCG ATTGATGTTCAGCTGtatattttgtcatttctttcaCCCCATGATCTGTGTCAATTGGGAAGCACAAATCATTATTGGAATGAAACTGTTCGAGATCCAATTCTGTGGAGATACTTCCTATTGCGGGATCTTCCTTCTTGGTCTTCTGTTGACTGGAAGTCTCTTCCAGatgtagaaatattaaaaaagccaATATCTGAGGTCTCTGACAGTGCAATTTTTGATTACATGGCAGT TTATAAAATGTGCTGTCCGTATACAAGAAGAAGCTCGAAATCCAGCCGTCCTATGTACGGAGCTGTTACCTCTTTTTTACACTCACTGATCATTCATAATGAACCACGATTTGCTATGTTTGGACCAGGTTTGGAAGAATTGAACACATCTTTGGTGTTGAGCTTGATGTCTTCTGAGGAATTTTGCCCAACTGCTGGTTTGCCTCAGAGACAGATTAATG GTATTGGATCTGGAGTCACTTTTCAGTTAAACAATCAACATAAATTCAACATTCTTATATTATATTCAACTACCAG aaaggaaagagacagagcaagGGAAGAGCACACAAGTGTTGTTAATAAGATGTTCAGCCTACAGAGTGAAGGAGATGACCAACAAGGAAGCCGGTACAGTGTGATTCCACAAATTCAGAAGGTGTGTGAAGTTGTAGATGGGTTCATCTATGTTGCAAATGCTGAGGCTCATAAAA GGCATGAATGGCAAGATGAATTTTCTCATATTATGGCAATGACAGATCCAGCATTTGGATCTCCAGAAAGACCAATGCTGGTTTTCTCTTGTGTTTCTCAAGCGGATGTGAAAAGAATGCCCTGTTTTTATTTGGCACATGAGCTGGGTCTCAACCTGCTAAACCACCCATGGATG